From the Musa acuminata AAA Group cultivar baxijiao chromosome BXJ1-2, Cavendish_Baxijiao_AAA, whole genome shotgun sequence genome, one window contains:
- the LOC135596081 gene encoding small ribosomal subunit protein uS7-like, with product MAIQQDVKLFNRWSFDDVEVSDISLADYIAVTPPKHATYLPHTAGRYSAKRFRKSQCPIIERLTNSLMMHGRNNGKKLMAVRIVKHTMEIIHLLTDANPIQVIVDAIINSGPREDATRIGSAGVVRRQAVDISPLRRVNQAIYLLTTGARESAFRNIKTIAECLADELINAAKGSSNSYAIKKKDEIERVAKANR from the exons ATGGCGATCCAACAGGATGTTAAACTCTTCAACCGCTGGTCCTTCGACGATGTCGAG GTCAGCGACATCTCACTTGCAGATTACATTGCTGTGACTCCTCCGAAGCATGCTACATATCTTCCGCATACGGCAGGAAGATACTCTGCCAAGAGGTTCCGAAAGTCTCAGTGCCCAATTATTGAAAGATTGACCAATTCCTTGATGATGCATGGTCGTAACAATGGAAAGAAGCTTATGGCTGTTCGCATTGTTAAACATACGATGGAGATTATTCATCTGCTCACCGATGCAAACCCAATCCAAGTCATTGTGGATGCTATCATTAACAG TGGTCCAAGAGAAGATGCAACTCGAATTGGGTCTGCTGGTGTCGTCCGACGTCAAGCAGTTGATATCTCACCATTGAGGCGGGTTAATCAGGCAATTTACCTTCTCACGACTGGTGCTCGTGAAAGTGCTTTCAGAAACATAAAGACAATTGCAGAGTGCCTTGCTGATGAACTAATCAATGCTGCCAAGGGTTCTTCCAACAG CTATGCTATCAAGAAGAAGGATGAGATTGAACGTGTTGCAAAGGCAAATCGTTGA